The following proteins are co-located in the Hypanus sabinus isolate sHypSab1 unplaced genomic scaffold, sHypSab1.hap1 scaffold_1903, whole genome shotgun sequence genome:
- the LOC132387478 gene encoding low affinity immunoglobulin epsilon Fc receptor-like isoform X1: MNNHFYGQASSGYTNSQTQRFFDRMDGRETYMNVKFTRTDSQFPSPAEPDVTYAELNVKTLSAAQDRTGGDGLNSTYSELKFRKEEPRIDEAEDPPISSGPGGLTATAQTGLQKQEPKQNIENRPDRRICQLCLVTFALVAIVAGLSIYVSQTLHFLITSERNYQRLWEQHHEMNRTQLQYQQQVYKLNSTLKSRTSENTRLDLSQRNCQKNRSALSNNLTILENNITTLNSDLSELNRKHSELCHQFNQLEMKYRNINENKAQICQYLTRRREIKCPHNWIKKEDRCYFISEILKSYNGAMGHCSEHDSRLLEIDSDEEKKFVSSAVYRYVTYWIGKCADRNVASDLLYELNYGSPTCRKCESDGWSYISSYSCKRNYRFICEKSAPFYPDIPEEIRGLCQQPVGPTSIK, encoded by the exons ATGAACAAccacttctatgggcaagccagttctggatacacaaa CTCACAGACTCAGAGATTCTTTGACAGGATGGACGGCAGAGAGACTTACATGAATGTGAAGTTCACCAGAACGGACTCACAGTTTCCTTCCCCAG ctgaacctgatgtaACGTACGCGGAACTTAATGTCAAGACCCTCTCGGCGGCCCAGGACCGTACAGGTGGAG ACGGTCTGAACTCCACCTACTCAGAGTTGAAATTTCGGAAAGAGGAACCCCGCATCGATGAGGCCGAAGATCCTCCCATTTCCTCGGGACCCGGCGGGCTGACAGCCACTGCACAAACAG GTTTGCAGAAACAGGAGCCGAAACAGAACATCGAAAATAGACCGGACCGTAGGATCTGCCAACTCTGCCTAGTTACGTTCGCCCTCGTCGCGATAGTGGCCGGACTCTCGATCTATG TATCACAGACTCTTCATTTTCTGATAACCTCCGAGCGAAACTACCAGAGACTTTGGGAACAACATCACGAGATGAACCGGACCCAGCTCCAATATCAACAGCAAGTCTACAAGTTGAACTCAACCCTTAAATCCAGGACATCCGAGAACACCCGCCTGGATCTCTCCCAGAGAAACTGTCAGAAGAATCGTTCCGCCCTCAGCAACAACCTCACTATCCTCGAAAACAACATTACTACCCTCAACTCGGATCTCTCGGAGCTGAATCGAAAGCACAGCGAGCTCTGTCATCAGTTCAATCAGCTCGAAATGAAGTACAGAAACATCAACGAAAACAAAGCTCAGATTTGCCAATACCTTACCAGGAGAAGAG AGATAAAATGTCCCCATAACTGGATCAAAAAAGAGGaccggtgttatttcatatccgaGATTTTAAAATCCTATAACGGAGCGATGGGACATTGTTCAGAACACGATTCGAGGCTCCTCGAAATAGATTCAGACGAGGAAAAG AAGTTTGTTTCCAGCGCTGTCTATCGATACGtaacatactggattggaaaatgcgcagACAG GAATGTGGCCTCTGATCTTCTGTACGAGTTGAATTATGGATCGCCCACCTGCCGTAAGTGCGAATCGGACGGATGGAGTTACATTTCCAGTTACAGTTGCAAACGTAATTACAGATTCATCTGTGAGAAGTCGGCACCTTTTTACCCGGATATTCCTGAAGAGATCCGAGGTCTCTGTCAACAACCCGTGGGGCCGACTTCAATCAAATGA
- the LOC132387478 gene encoding low affinity immunoglobulin epsilon Fc receptor-like isoform X2, which yields MGKPVLDTQTEPDVTYAELNVKTLSAAQDRTGGDGLNSTYSELKFRKEEPRIDEAEDPPISSGPGGLTATAQTGLQKQEPKQNIENRPDRRICQLCLVTFALVAIVAGLSIYVSQTLHFLITSERNYQRLWEQHHEMNRTQLQYQQQVYKLNSTLKSRTSENTRLDLSQRNCQKNRSALSNNLTILENNITTLNSDLSELNRKHSELCHQFNQLEMKYRNINENKAQICQYLTRRREIKCPHNWIKKEDRCYFISEILKSYNGAMGHCSEHDSRLLEIDSDEEKKFVSSAVYRYVTYWIGKCADRNVASDLLYELNYGSPTCRKCESDGWSYISSYSCKRNYRFICEKSAPFYPDIPEEIRGLCQQPVGPTSIK from the exons atgggcaagccagttctggatacacaaa ctgaacctgatgtaACGTACGCGGAACTTAATGTCAAGACCCTCTCGGCGGCCCAGGACCGTACAGGTGGAG ACGGTCTGAACTCCACCTACTCAGAGTTGAAATTTCGGAAAGAGGAACCCCGCATCGATGAGGCCGAAGATCCTCCCATTTCCTCGGGACCCGGCGGGCTGACAGCCACTGCACAAACAG GTTTGCAGAAACAGGAGCCGAAACAGAACATCGAAAATAGACCGGACCGTAGGATCTGCCAACTCTGCCTAGTTACGTTCGCCCTCGTCGCGATAGTGGCCGGACTCTCGATCTATG TATCACAGACTCTTCATTTTCTGATAACCTCCGAGCGAAACTACCAGAGACTTTGGGAACAACATCACGAGATGAACCGGACCCAGCTCCAATATCAACAGCAAGTCTACAAGTTGAACTCAACCCTTAAATCCAGGACATCCGAGAACACCCGCCTGGATCTCTCCCAGAGAAACTGTCAGAAGAATCGTTCCGCCCTCAGCAACAACCTCACTATCCTCGAAAACAACATTACTACCCTCAACTCGGATCTCTCGGAGCTGAATCGAAAGCACAGCGAGCTCTGTCATCAGTTCAATCAGCTCGAAATGAAGTACAGAAACATCAACGAAAACAAAGCTCAGATTTGCCAATACCTTACCAGGAGAAGAG AGATAAAATGTCCCCATAACTGGATCAAAAAAGAGGaccggtgttatttcatatccgaGATTTTAAAATCCTATAACGGAGCGATGGGACATTGTTCAGAACACGATTCGAGGCTCCTCGAAATAGATTCAGACGAGGAAAAG AAGTTTGTTTCCAGCGCTGTCTATCGATACGtaacatactggattggaaaatgcgcagACAG GAATGTGGCCTCTGATCTTCTGTACGAGTTGAATTATGGATCGCCCACCTGCCGTAAGTGCGAATCGGACGGATGGAGTTACATTTCCAGTTACAGTTGCAAACGTAATTACAGATTCATCTGTGAGAAGTCGGCACCTTTTTACCCGGATATTCCTGAAGAGATCCGAGGTCTCTGTCAACAACCCGTGGGGCCGACTTCAATCAAATGA